gtaggctagtgtcaatcaagtcttatccaacaaacaaggtcggatttatcaactatgattgaactatgcacaacctgtgatatttcaattatataaacaaatataatgtggaaaagaaataacacagacaccagaaattttgttaacgaggaaaccgcaaatgcagaaaaacctcggtacctagtccagatttgaaaccacactgtattaagccgctacatactctaacctactacaagttaacttaggactggaatgtagttgatccctaaacaagtatcacaccgattaaggtacattcgcgttccttacccctcttgaatcccaacaggactctgcgcacttgatttccttagatgatctcacccacaactaagatttgctatgacccaaagtcaaagacttataaaaaaatctatctcccacagataagtctattctggttgttgtttccttctttagataaagatcaaggtgtacaggaaactcaactagtagtccggtcttatactcccgaagagcagcctagaaatattagtcaccttacaataacctaattgattagtagaagaagttattgcggaatcacaagagtctgagacgaagaactgttgtgattactttttatatcttacctatcggagataaatctcgagaaaatcttagagaagattaagcTCAACGcgatagaataagtaagatcagaatacgcaactacagagaaaatagttggatctggcttcacgaatccaaaatgaagtcttcaagtcgttaaccgaataatggttttggaaacctaggttaatggagagtCGAATCTAGTtttcaactaggacacacgagattatcgtgattaggtttcccagacgctagagttctcccttatatagtttttcaaatcagggttacttacaatcaaagctaagatagcttagtaacaaaacaattgatattcaccgttacatgaattcaagatttaagattcaagctaagtctgcttagaaaataagcaatcaatctccacatttaaatggtattagcttgatacacacaaatgaaatatacttatatttagatatggatgaaccgtacctaaacgtgtataaccgttggctcaataatagttaaccgaagttatccacatgaacacttatagtttatccatattcatctaacatttCTAGATAAaaaatgatgatcaatcaatcatgatagataatcaaatgaatctttatgtgtttcaagagagtggttcaaatgttcatcatctcatagaaatatatatatgaactATTTGAAAaatattcggtttggtttgtaattgtacaaagtacttatataagaaccaattcatgaatatAATGCCATAGTTTGGaaaacaagttcgcataccttatttcattaaagttccagggactttagttcgcaaacgaacttgagttcatgagtatgaatcaTACTTACCGATTTAGAACCTAACCATTGTGTTCACAAACAGAGTACACGAACCACATTTCCGGACTTAGCTATTCTTAGTCGTTCGCaaactgtgttcgcaaaccataATTCCGGACCTTTCACAGGTAAACCCATTCGCAAacacagttcgcaaacaagagttccggacctgaactagcattcacagttcgcatactaggtacgcatactgtgttatatccagatgttggtagtagttctaaaactctcatttaatcattgaaacatctttagaagacaacaatggtaattttacacataccactagcttcaagtaattttcaagtgattaatcgatcaatacgaaacttcccaagttaacatcaaatgattgtctcacacaaatcatgtaagatgttcaaggtaattttcagatgatcatcttgacttaatatatAGTTTCCAACGAATAAATtgtctacaactaaactcgtcaagtagatgatgaagttttgctaaagctaaaaagcttccaacacgtatttcgagaaatatataaacgagataaactcaactcgaaatttcaaatgtgtataatgtaaaagtctatatagctatacgacttagtctctttagaagatagaatagaatagacttctgagggaTAGATAagctttagtctccacataccttttgttgatgaagttcctccaagctcttcagtagatcttcttcttcaattggtgaacgtcgtgaagcctaatgttcaactacacacttctatcctaattcgagacatagctataagtagactagaaatcaagtatatagttttgatcaactaaacttgacaaacaagcttgagatagcaacacttgcgagtttgaccgagcaatgctctaacattaatatTTGTCTACGATCTTTTATATCCAATAGAATCTATTATCATCATCGAGGGTCACCTACCTAGATTTATTTCGCATACGTAATATCACCGAACCTCATTTGCTCGACCAAGAAATTGGATACGTAAGGGCACGCCCTACGGTAgtaggtaatttttttttatcaattcacGTAGATGACAAAATCTGATTTTCCACTATGAAAAAGGAGGTCAAAATGAACAAATTTGATTGAGTGAACCCAACTATCACTTGTGCCCCCACTTAATTTACACTAACAAACAAAATTAGTTGATATAATATGATAAAGTCCTTAAAATTTAtctaatataaaataaattattattattatataattATTTAGCCGTAATAGAAGTAGTGCAATATAACTGGGGATTATTATGTGGCTGCCAGCGAATAGGTTTTGACTGCGCGGACTAACTTTTACCTCGCCGCCTAACAAATCATGCGCGGCTCTTCATAATATGCAATGGGAAAACTAATAAATTTGCCCATTTGTCCATCCGTTTTTCGCTTCTTTTTCATCTCATAAATAAGCTCAAAATGGAAAAAATTTAATGCCCATCTCATAGCAATTGCCCTCAATACATAACAGTATTCACTTCCTTATATAGGGAGACCACATTTAAAAGCAGTTTTTTGGTTAAATAGGCCCTAAATTTGAATTCCTGGGTCTAAAAGACAAGCAAACTATGCTAACCTTTCAAATAGCCATATATTCAAATTTATGGTTCAAATAACCTTTTATGGATATTTCACCCAAACTTTATGACTGATTTTACATCCCGGTACTAATATACCCTTTTTAATAATCATCTTTTACAAGCTCGATGACGGCGACAaccttttctttttctgattgacacaacttcctcttcttcttcttcagttcagAGGCAAGAAGCACAGATCCGTTGATTGTTGAACAGGGATTTCAGCAAGGCAAAGAATGATAGGTCTCTAATTAGTGGAAATTTGGTCGAGTTTCAAGATCAGAAATGAAAGCTAGGGTTGCTGATGAATGAATCAAAGAATCTGGTGATGATAATTAATGATCTAAAAAGGGAAGAAGATGGGATTCACTTGGTTTCAATGAATTGAAGAATGAATCCATCAGGTAAACTCCTTTATTAAGGTTTTAATATTTCTGGTGGTAGCTGTATTTGGATTCGTTTGGTTAATTTTCTTTGTGCATGAATATTTTCCGGCTAAGATGTGTTTTTAAGATGGCGTTTAATTGTAAGCTCTAATTCTTATATTGGGTTTGTGTTGGAATTTCTGCCTGCTTAAGTTACCTTTTTTTTAAAGGggaaaaaactgaaaaaaaacaaaaaaattgaaagacCAACTCAGACAGAAGAACACTCACTCGCAATGAGCTGAGCGATACAAGAAGGAGGGAGAGTAAACCACTCATTTGAGGAGTGGGATGTAACACCTAGAGCTGCAACATTGTGTGCCACATTATTGGCAGTCTTCTTAACATACCTGAAGTCTACTGATCTGAACAGACTTAGCTCATCTCTGATTATGTCTATAGTACTTTGAATGCGCCAGTTTGGTTTATAGTGAGCATATTTGAGAGCATTGATAACTGTGATTGAATCCCCTTCCAGAATAATGTCTCTGAACCCCTTTCTTCTGGCCAAATCCACTTCTAGCAATGCTCCTTTTCCCTCAGCTTCAACTGCCTTGCAATAGTTTAGACTCTGATTTTTGCATCCCTGAAAACTTGACTTGGAATCCCTAGCAACTGCTCCACAAGCAAAACCTCTAGGTCCCGCTGCTCCATCaaagttaattttgattttcTCTACTTCAGGTGGTTCCCAGTTGTTCTTTTGGGACTCCATAATATCAGTCTCAGTCAGCATATTGTCCATATCTTCAGCTGTGGTTTCCATGTTATCCCAATACAACGCCTCTTTAAGAACAtattgtatgttcaacttggaccTGTTGAATATCACAGCATTTCTAGCTTTCCAAACAGCCCACCAGACACACGCCCCCATCTTCAGTTTAGTGTAATCTCCACCTTCAGCCAACCACTGTGTCACATGATTTTGTATAGTCATACTAGGTTGTTCTCCTACTCCGAGGCTGAGTGGTGATGTAAACAAAATTGCTTGGGTTGTTGGGCATTGCAAAAACAGATGCTCACTGTTTTCAACCTCTTTATCACATAATCTGCATTCATCACTAATCTCATGTATGTGCTTTCTTATGTTGTGCGCTCATGAAATGCATTTTGTTTATCCCACTTTAATGCCCCCACCAAAAGTTTCTAATAATTCTGGTCAGCTGAGTAATAGTTCTTTTTGGAAGTAGAGAGGTCGCCATATAAAAAGGAGGGATTAAGCCTAGCTCAGTCTTGATCAACATTGTTCTACCTGCATGAGACAGGAATATCCTCTTCCACCCAGCTGTTTTAGCAATAAATTTATCTTCCAGAAACCCATGTGAAGAAGTAAGATGTGCAGCTTTAAGTAATTGATGGCCCAAGTATTTATCAGTACCCTCCATTTGTTTCACTCCTACCATATTTGCAACCTCCAATCTTCGATTACTTTTTACTCCTTTGCTGAAGTATACTGCTGACTTCTGCATGTTAACTTGCTGCCCTGACCAAGCAGCGTAGATAGATAGAATCTGAAGTAGTGTGTTGATGGTTTTGTTGTCGAGAGTACCAAACATGAGTAAATCGTCTGCAAACATTAAATGGGATACCATGGGGGCATTTCTGCAAGCTCTGTAACCATTATATAAAGCATTCTCctccattttcatcatcatccaagacAACCCTTGAGAGCAGAGAATGAACAAGTATGGTGACAATGGACACCCTTGTCGAAGTCCCTTTTCACTTACAAAGAAACCCTCCTCCTTCCCATTAATTACTACAGAGAAGCTAGCAGTACTTATACAGTGCATAATCAGTGCATGAGTGTGGCCAACAATACCAAAAATGTTGAGACAGTGACTTAAGAACCTCCAACTAATCCTATCATACGCCTTACTTATATCTATTTTTAAAGCAAAGTCTCCAAGGATGTATTTTGAGTTTGACATGGAGTGGAAAATCTCTTTTGCTGTCACTATGTTATCTATGATTAGCCTACCAGGAATGAAAGCTGATTGAGCTTTATCTACTAAACTGTCTAGGTGCCCTCTAATTCTCTGAGCTAGAATCTTAGTAATAACTTTATACATAATGTTTGTGAGAGCTAATGGTCTATAATCAGATGGAAGAGTTGGGTGTTTCACCTTTGGTATCAGCACCATGTTTGTGTGATTTAGTCCTTGAGGTAATGTCACCGAGGTGAAACAATGTTGAATTGTGCTTGTGACTTCATCACCAACAATCTCCCAGCATCTTTTGTAGAATAGCGCAGGCATGCCATCAGGTCCCGGGGATTTGAGGCTTTTCATTCTCTTCAGAATATTCCAGACTTCTCCTTTGAAGGGGTTCTTGAGATTTGATCATTACTCATGCTATCTATCTGAGACTCGGCTTGAAGTTGAATCTGGTGTCTGTCTTCCTCTGGGTCCTTCTTGAAAAGATTTGAGAAATGGTTTACCAAGTAGTGCACCACATCATTGGCTTCAGTCACCCATATTCCGCTTGGAAGTTGTGAGGCAGCAAtctagttcttcttctttctttgcatcACAAACATATGGAATACTCTAGTGTTTTTATCCACATTTGGTATCCATTTGAATTTACTTCTCTGTTCATAGTATCTTTGTTGCATGATGTTATAATGTTCAATCTTCTCCTTGAGCTCTTTCTCTTCCAGTCTAGTATCTCTTAGATGTGCCTCCATTTGTACCTGGAACAATTTAGTTTTACATTCTTCCACAGTTCTGAATATATTGCCAAAATTTTTCTTACTCCATTCATTTAGCTCCTTACCAACCACCCTTAGTTTTCTAATAGTATTCTGTTGGCTCTCAACCCAGCTCTTATGAACCACATCTTGAAATCCTGGATGTTCTATCCAGTAAGCTTCAAATTTGGTTGTGTGTCTTCTTCTCATTTTGTTGGTTCTACTTGTATTTAACAGAATGGGAGCATGGTCGCTGCTTATCCTTGGAAGATGAAGTACACCATTGTCAGGGACCTTGAAGAACCAATCAGCAGTACACATATCCCTGTCCAGCCtctcaaagatgggtttatccACCACAACGCCATTTGACCATGTAAAGGCAGAGCCAATGAATCCCATATCAATCAAACCCCTCTCTTGGATAAACTTGATGAACTCAGTATTGGTGTTGCTCAGTTTCTGACTGCCTTCATTTTTCTCACTAACCGATGTAATAGCATTAAGATCTCTCATAAAGCGCCATGGGTTGGAGATTCGAGTATCATAAAGAGATAATCCTCTCCAGAATTTGTTTCTCAAATGGTTTTGAGGGGGACCATAGACACAGATCAAGTCCCAAGCATTTCCATCTACTTCCTTTATTCGACTATATATTATGTTCTTGTCAGCTCTGATAATTTCTAGGTCTATACTATTATTCCAAAGTAGAACACTCCTACCACTTCTACCAATTGCAGGGATGTCTATATAATTATCAAATCCCAGAGAATTGAATAAATTTACAGCATTTAACTCACCTATCCATGTTTCCGTTAAGAATGCAATTTGGTGTTTGCAAGCTCTGAGAAACGCCTTCAGATTGCGGACTGTCGAGATGTTTCTCAATCCTCGACAGTTCCAGGAGATAATTAACATTTTTCTTGTGGCTGGTTTTTGGCAGCCACCACACCCTTCTGATTATTGTAATTGTTGATGATCTTCTTTGCTGGGGTATAAATATCCATTGGACTCGCCATTCTTTTCGATCCACTCGAACATCTTCCATTGTcactttcttttttgttgttgcttgGTACTCTAGCTGCTCTTTTCCATCCCGATATTTTCTTTTTTGGGTTATTCTCTGCTAGGGAGGTGGAGGAAGACGATACAGTTTCTTATGTATTTTGAAGTTGTGAATTAGGGATTTGCTGAGATAGGGTATCAATTGGGTGTATGAAAATTTTCCTTATTTGGTTGGATACATCCAACGGGGTTTCCATGGGTTTTGTTGATTTGGGTCCGAATTTATTACCCTTTTCGTGAATTTCAGTTGTGGACGTTTCTCCTGCCTCTGTCCTACGTGTTTCACCCTCAATTTTTGTCATCTGAGGTAGTGAATTATTTATTGTCTGATCTTCTACACCCGACAAGACCTGCTCCACCTTCTTCTTTTCTGCCATAAATTTGTTTTTAACTCTAGGTGGATTCCTTGGATCCGCAGTGGTCTTTCTGACAGTGTTTGTCTCAGTACCAGCCTCAGCATCATTCAATTGTACAACAGTGTCGGTTGTTTTGCTCCCTACTGCCATCTTGTCTTTTGCTTGCGCCATACCCAGCTTTCGATACCCTGTATCATTTGCATTTATACTTCCGCTGCTGTCATCGTTGGATCCGTTCATCCTCAGTGCTTCCAAATTTAGATGAAGGTGACGTGTGTCATCCCTCTCATCGTCCGTCTTCTTCTCACCGTTTAACGGTTCTTGAACGTTTACCTTCAACCTCTGTATTGATTCAATGCAACAACTGATATTGATGACCCCTGGTTCATTGGATTTGTAGTATGCTCTAATTTATTCAGTATATATTGCCAATGATTTATCCCTCATACTTGCTGCTATTTCCTCTGCACTGTGACTTAGATCTTCCTCCAATTTCTTTGACAGAGATGGACACTGCTTCATTTGATGACCAAAATAGCCACAGTAGAAACATAGCCTGGGTACTTTTTCATACCTGAAAGTGATCTTGATCTTCTTTTTTGATCTAAGTGTGATTTCCATATCTCTTGGTAACGGTCCTTGGATGTTCAATCTTACCCTAAGCTTCGCAAATCTCCCCCACTTCTTAGCCATCTCCTTATCTATTGGTTCTGGATCCCCTATAGTTTTTGCAATATTATACACCTTCTCTGCGTTTAGCATACTAAATGGTAATCCATATATGTGGATTCCAAAAACAACATGCTTAAAATCATATTCTTCTAACACAAACCCATCTACTGCCTTCTCCAGTAACATCCAATCCTCTCTAACTGACCATGGCGTTCCCTGCAAAACTGCTGCAATATCACACAGTAAGGAGAATCGAGCGTTATAATAACCACTCCCCAGATCTGTAATAGATATTGTTCCCGATGGTCTCCAGGCTTTTGACAGTACTTCATTAAAAATATTGATGTTGTATTCTCTCCCtgaaataaacttaaaaacaaTATCTTTGTTATGTTCTGAAACTTCTCCGTTTTCCTCATCTGCTTCCTCATAAACATATGTTTGCAGTTCTTCgatcttgttgttgttttcttcgtTTAATCTTGAACCTTCTCCATATCTTCCTACCTCGTTATCCATAATCAGTAGGACCCAGAAAAGGAACAATCTTCTAACTTTGCAAAAACTCTACAAAAAACGAAACCCTTGAAAAAAGACCACTCTTAGCTCTCAGTTGAAGATATCCAGAAAAAAACAAGTGAATAATCAATCACTAAACAAGGTTCACAAATCTGTGAGAGATAAAACATCcatgaagaagagaaaaatcatCGGAAGATGAATAAAATCAAAAACTTGACCAAGGTCAAACTAACGACGGCCAAAATTGACCAAAAAAACCGCATTGCCTGCTTAAGTTACCTTGAGAATTTGGTTATGCATATATGATGTTCGTGAAATTTCCCCTAGCAGAATCCACATACTTGCATACATATACTTTTAAGTCAACAAGACTTCATCGTTTGTTGTGTGTACACCTCAGTAATAAGTGGTGACATTGTCGCAAAAAGTCATGGGTTAATAGTTTGAATTTTAACTATTAATTTGCTCCGAGGGACTGAAATTTATATCGAGAAAGATTAGTTAGTCCACTCATATCGGGATGGAGCCACCAATACTTCTAAGATTTTAGACCATGTGATGAAAGCCTGCAACTGGTTTTTAGTTGTTGCACCTCATGATGTACTTATTTTGATCTATCTATTTAATGGTGAGTACTTCTTACTTTTGTCTTTTTTATGTGGCAGTGGAAGGCTATTGGCATGTTGCTTTTGGCATTAGTATGAAACACCTTCAGTCATTACGTATTGGGGCTATATCATCTCTGAATATCCCACTGGCATATATACATGGGGATATATTTAAGTAGTCCAGTACATTGTTCCCGGCTAAGATTTTGCTTACAAGTTTGGTGACCTTTTTATTATGGTGAATGTGATGATAATGGCGGTGGATTATTTTATTTGAGATCTTGGATTAGTGATTTTAGTTGTGTATAATAAATTGCAGATGATTATTAGATTAAACTTAGATTTATCCATGAAATGCATAAGATGCACCTGAGTGCGTAGTATATAATCTGTCAGAAAAATAGGTTTTGGTCTAAATGCATCCAAGtggataatatatatatatttttttgaattttttgttgttcgtcTTATTTTTCTTGTATGGTACTTATATTTGGTTGATGTGTTAATGGTGAATGTGATGGTAATGGTGCTGGATTTATTGTTCGAGATTATGAACTAGTGATTTTGCACATAATATATTGCAGTTGATTAGTAGGATAAACCTAAATTTATCCATGAAATACACAAAATGCACCTGAGTGCATAAAGTATATTCTGGCAGGACATAGGTTTTGGTCTGGTTGCACCCGAGTGTATAATGTATATGCATATTCTTATTGGAAATATGTTTTGACcaggttgcacctgggtgcataatgcatatttttatagGAAAATGTTTTGGCCAGGTTGCACTTAGGTGTATGATgcatatttttataaaaaataaattttggccaGGTTGCACCtaggtgcataatgcatatttttacATGTAataatttttggtcaagttgcacAAGGGTGtataatgcatatttttataggaaataaattttggcctggttgcacctgggtgcataatgtatAATCGGCATGGttttaaataaaatattattttttttcgaattttataCCAACAATGGATCTTGTTTTGTAGAGATTTTCGAGCACTTTtcaaaaatttaaattttatcaAAATCCGACTTGTATTTCGGAAGTTAAGACTTTTTCGCGATTAATtttaaattgaaaaaataaaataaataagagagagaaaatgatATGATACAGAATAAAGTTTAAAATAAAGGGTATATATGACTAAATTTTGttgtgtctttttcacccagactTATATTTTACAAGTCCATTACACCCGCACTTTATGAATTGTGGTCATATGACCCATTTTTCGAATTTAAAAGATACTCCATTTAAGAAAACAATGAATTCCGAGTTAGAAAGTCTGGTATAGTGGTACATGTTTATAAACCAGTCGGTTTTCTGTGAATGTGTGAGGGCTGAAAGATGAATCCAGACTAGAAGCATGGTCGTTCTACAAATACAatgtgaaaaaagaaaagacggTTTTAAGTCTAGATTCACAACAGAACCCTCAATTTAGGAACATCTCCCACATATAGTTCTAGATTCATCTTATGATCTCTGATGAGTCAGACCAACTGACAAGTGAGATGgttcttctttcttttggttGGGAATGAAACCTTTGCGAAATGAATCAAATGATAGAACGAAGGCGGAGTACTATCTTGGCTGAATATGGTGGTCACTTAGAATTTTGGGATGCATCCACCGGGGAGGTTGTTTAACTAAATCACCCTCCACCAGCATAATTCGAGTTGAGATTCAAGTCACTGGCAGTAAAACACACAACAAAATGGCATATGCATCTCTGATGATATGTATGAGtgccaaaactttttttttttttctttaatcggTCAAATAGAAGTTTCATTGAAAAAGACACTTAAGGGGATACCTTAACCCAATAATTACAACCGAACAAAAAAAGGGGAGCCGAAAGGGGATTCGGCTACCCAAATAAAAAccacaaaaaaataatttatgaCGGAAGCCGGTATAATGAATCCCATAGAGAAATCACCATATTTGTCGTAAGCCCTAACATTTTTGTACTTGATTCGGTCCAGAAAAATGCTTGCAATTTGATATTTCTAACGAGGCTTGCCAAAGTATGAGGGCCAAAAAACTAATTCACCGTTGTTATACATTTTGATTTAAAACTTGAAATTAGTCAACATTTGAATTGTAATATCGATGGATCAAATCAACAAAATGGCATATACATGatctttctttgtatttgctTAGTTAGGAGTTGGCTTTTGCCACTCTTTTAGTCTATGTTTTTGCTTTTGGTGATGGCGTTTGCCGTCACCTTTTGTCTTGTTGGAAACAGTGAATAAATAATGAAATggaatctcaaacagctgagtcgcggattAGGTCGttatctttaaggtatttcgcgactctgcctctttgattgtgctagcagtcaaaaaTTGTCGaaaacctatgggataaaacagctgatactCTCTTTGTTCGATTTATCTGCaccttgagaaatcgaaccaactctTACTCTTTATAACACTTGTTCAGAATACAAAATAGATGAAAAACTAATGTTAttcatcttctccagaaactGTTCTTTTATAACTCATAGGAAATCAATACgcttttaatgaaaataaattttgcaATTACTTCCCACTGAAATTCCTCCAAAACAGTCATAAAACGAtaacaatataattaccaaaaataaCAGAATTAATTAGGGAATATTAATTTCAAAAAACGTTTTAGAAATTAAGAGTCAAGCCTGcaaaaaatcagtttctgaatcaccagacctcccaagaccccaaggccccgctctcccggattttttaaataataatatagatatatatatataatatatctagtcaaatgcatggggtaagacttgaacccaagtctatagtgtgggagcccaaaacaataccaccacactatctctctaagtttggtaaaatattacaaaaatatgtttttaaatatacttTCCTCAACATGTCTCGCTTAGGCGCTCCTCCCCCGTActcttttttatgttttaataTACTCTCAACCTTTctcttcaaaaataaaataaaatagagatgAACACTACTTATTACTGGACGTACTGGCTTGGAGTCTTGGACAGGGTTCAAATTACTCTTGCGCTATAGCCGTGAAGGTACCGTCCACTCACTGATTACAAACTTTCCTTGCGGTATGAAGCCCtccataagagcatctccaatggaatATGAGTTTCTAAAATATTGATGCCACCTAAGATTTTAGAaacttttaccaaaaaaaattctCCAATAGTGGTTGGATAATTAAAAATTAATATGACATGGAAGTTGAGTACGGAGGAGAGTATGGGTTTTTGGAAACTCTCATCCATCCCCACGTcatcaatttattttaattttagttaTTTATTAGATTTTGTGAATTAATTATCCAACAAATAATTGACAAGTGCATCAAATTAAATATGGATACAACTACTACGTGAGATGTTAATCAATACAAAATTTATATTTGTATTTTATGCTATCAGATTCTTTTTTTAGATCTCCATGTGGGATTCATATCCATgtt
This DNA window, taken from Papaver somniferum cultivar HN1 chromosome 3, ASM357369v1, whole genome shotgun sequence, encodes the following:
- the LOC113359875 gene encoding uncharacterized protein LOC113359875, which translates into the protein MTIQNHVTQWLAEGGDYTKLKMGACVWWAVWKARNAVIFNRSKLNIQYVLKEALYWDNMETTAEDMDNMLTETDIMESQKNNWEPPEVEKIKINFDGAAGPRGFACGAVARDSKSSFQGCKNQSLNYCKAVEAEGKGALLEVDLARRKGFRDIILEGDSITVINALKYAHYKPNWRIQSTIDIIRDELSLFRSVDFRYVKKTANNVAHNVAALGVTSHSSNEWFTLPPSCIAQLIASECSSV
- the LOC113359877 gene encoding uncharacterized protein LOC113359877 — translated: MDNEVGRYGEGSRLNEENNNKIEELQTYVYEEADEENGEVSEHNKDIVFKFISGREYNINIFNEVLSKAWRPSGTISITDLGSGYYNARFSLLCDIAAVLQGTPWSVREDWMLLEKAVDGFVLEEYDFKHVVFGIHIYGLPFSMLNAEKVYNIAKTIGDPEPIDKEMAKKWGRFAKLRCPSLSKKLEEDLSHSAEEIAASMRDKSLRLKVNVQEPLNGEKKTDDERDDTRHLHLNLEALRMNGSNDDSSGSINANDTGYRKLGMAQAKDKMAVGSKTTDTVVQLNDAEAGTETNTVRKTTADPRNPPRVKNKFMAEKKKVEQVLSGVEDQTINNSLPQMTKIEGETRRTEAGETSTTEIHEKDIPAIGRSGRSVLLWNNSIDLEIIRADKNIIYSRIKEVDGNAWDLICVYGPPQNHLRNKFWRGLSLYDTRISNPWRFMRDLNAITSVSEKNEGSQKLSNTNTEFIKFIQERGLIDMGFIGSAFTWSNGVVVDKPIFERLDRDMCTADWFFKVPDNGVLHLPRISSDHAPILLNTSRTNKMRRRHTTKFEAYWIEHPGFQDVVHKSWVESQQNTIRKLRVVGKELNEWSKKNFGNIFRTVEECKTKLFQVQMEAHLRDTRLEEKELKEKIEHYNIMQQRYYEQRSKFKWIPNVDKNTRVFHMFVMQRKKKN